The following coding sequences are from one Arthrobacter sp. 24S4-2 window:
- a CDS encoding Rho termination factor N-terminal domain-containing protein, whose amino-acid sequence MAEKKNPSIKDPELYGELREDGASKQKAARISNAAAKRGRSAVGRKGGKAGDYEDWTVPELKAKAKEIGLAGYSAKKKSELISALRNS is encoded by the coding sequence ATGGCTGAGAAAAAGAACCCCAGCATCAAGGACCCGGAGCTGTACGGGGAACTTCGGGAAGACGGCGCCTCCAAGCAGAAGGCTGCCCGTATTTCCAACGCCGCCGCCAAGAGAGGCCGATCAGCAGTGGGCCGTAAGGGCGGCAAGGCGGGCGACTATGAAGACTGGACAGTGCCCGAGCTCAAGGCGAAGGCCAAGGAAATCGGACTCGCCGGGTACTCCGCCAAGAAGAAGAGCGAGCTCATTTCAGCTCTCCGAAACTCCTGA
- a CDS encoding fructose-specific PTS transporter subunit EIIC has product MTQLITTELVELDQNLGNTPEDVIRHLAGRVAANGRATEVEGLFTDAFAREQKTATGVPGGIAIPHCRSAAVTQPTLAMARLSHPVDFGAKDGPADLIFFIAAPEGADQEHLKLLSKLARSLIKKDFTAALRAATTQADIVELVDGALADKPAAAAEPAFAAPVAPSAGAATGGAASAAGKGPKRLVAVTACPTGIAHTYMAADSLVAAAKEVGVDLQVETQGSSGAKPLDPAVIAAADAVIFAVDVDVRGKERFAGKPVINAPVKRGIDEPDKMVQEALAAADNPNARRVPHFGAEEQAENEATEKGEHIGQKLKKALLTGVSYMIPFVAGGGLLIALGFLMGGYLITKYADAIVVDNSLFNLPTQFPDNAWGPLGAYLGAVLFKIGALSLGFLVPALAGYIAYAIADRPGIAPGFVAGAVAGFMGAGFLGGIVGGLLAGYIAHVIGQISVPRWLRGLMPVVIIPLLASLVASGLMFLILGAPIVAITTGLNAWLSGLTGASAIALGVILGLMMCFDLGGPVNKVAYSFAVAGLGAATLDNQAPWQIMAAVMASGMVPPLAMALASTVLDKKRFSLAERENGKAAWLLGASFISEGAIPFAAADPLRVIPASMLGGAVTGAISMAAGVGSKAPHGGFFVFFAIDNFVMFVVSIMVGTVVTALAVIALKRWAVRQSVDTVEPVPVTV; this is encoded by the coding sequence GTGACTCAGCTCATTACTACTGAACTGGTCGAGCTCGACCAGAACCTGGGCAATACGCCCGAGGACGTGATCCGCCATCTGGCCGGCAGGGTTGCCGCCAACGGCCGCGCCACCGAGGTGGAAGGCCTCTTCACCGACGCCTTTGCCCGCGAGCAGAAGACAGCCACGGGCGTTCCCGGCGGCATCGCCATTCCGCACTGCCGCTCCGCGGCGGTTACGCAGCCCACACTGGCCATGGCGCGGCTCTCGCACCCTGTGGACTTCGGCGCCAAGGACGGCCCGGCGGACCTGATCTTCTTCATCGCGGCCCCCGAAGGCGCGGACCAGGAGCACCTGAAGCTCCTGTCCAAGCTGGCCCGCTCGCTGATCAAGAAGGACTTCACGGCAGCCCTGCGCGCCGCCACTACGCAAGCGGACATCGTCGAGCTGGTGGACGGCGCCCTGGCCGACAAGCCGGCCGCCGCCGCGGAACCCGCTTTCGCCGCCCCGGTGGCACCATCGGCCGGTGCCGCCACCGGCGGCGCCGCCAGTGCCGCCGGCAAGGGCCCCAAGCGGCTCGTCGCCGTGACGGCCTGCCCCACGGGCATCGCCCACACCTACATGGCAGCTGATTCGCTGGTGGCCGCGGCCAAGGAAGTCGGCGTGGACCTGCAGGTGGAAACCCAGGGTTCCTCCGGCGCCAAGCCGCTGGACCCTGCCGTGATCGCAGCCGCCGACGCCGTGATCTTCGCAGTGGACGTTGACGTCCGCGGCAAGGAACGCTTCGCCGGCAAGCCCGTCATCAACGCACCCGTCAAGCGCGGCATCGACGAGCCGGACAAGATGGTCCAGGAAGCACTCGCGGCCGCTGACAACCCGAACGCCCGCCGCGTCCCGCACTTCGGGGCCGAGGAGCAGGCCGAGAACGAAGCCACCGAAAAGGGCGAGCATATCGGCCAGAAGCTGAAAAAGGCCCTCCTCACGGGTGTCAGCTACATGATCCCGTTCGTGGCCGGCGGCGGTCTGCTGATCGCGCTGGGCTTCCTCATGGGCGGCTACCTGATCACGAAGTACGCGGACGCCATCGTGGTGGACAACAGCCTCTTCAACCTGCCGACCCAGTTCCCGGACAACGCCTGGGGCCCGCTCGGCGCCTACCTCGGTGCCGTGCTCTTTAAGATCGGCGCCCTGTCACTTGGCTTCCTGGTCCCGGCCCTGGCCGGCTACATCGCCTACGCGATCGCTGACCGGCCGGGCATCGCGCCGGGCTTCGTGGCCGGTGCCGTAGCAGGGTTCATGGGCGCAGGCTTCCTGGGCGGCATCGTCGGCGGCCTGCTCGCCGGCTACATCGCGCACGTCATCGGCCAGATCAGCGTGCCCCGTTGGCTGCGCGGCCTGATGCCTGTGGTGATCATCCCGCTGCTGGCCTCGCTCGTCGCGTCCGGCCTGATGTTCCTTATCCTTGGTGCCCCGATCGTTGCCATCACTACCGGCCTGAACGCCTGGCTCTCCGGTCTCACCGGTGCCAGCGCCATCGCCCTGGGCGTCATCCTGGGCCTCATGATGTGCTTCGACCTCGGCGGACCCGTCAACAAGGTTGCCTACTCCTTCGCCGTCGCTGGACTCGGTGCCGCAACGCTGGACAACCAGGCACCGTGGCAGATCATGGCAGCCGTCATGGCCTCGGGCATGGTTCCGCCGCTGGCCATGGCACTCGCATCCACGGTCCTCGACAAGAAGCGCTTCAGCCTGGCCGAGCGTGAAAACGGCAAGGCGGCCTGGCTGCTGGGCGCGTCCTTCATCTCCGAAGGTGCCATCCCGTTCGCTGCTGCCGATCCGCTGCGCGTCATCCCCGCCAGCATGCTCGGCGGTGCGGTGACCGGTGCCATTTCCATGGCGGCCGGCGTAGGTTCGAAAGCCCCGCACGGCGGCTTCTTCGTCTTCTTCGCCATCGACAACTTCGTGATGTTCGTTGTCTCCATCATGGTTGGCACCGTGGTCACCGCCCTGGCAGTGATCGCCCTCAAGCGCTGGGCCGTCCGCCAGTCCGTTGATACCGTGGAGCCGGTTCCAGTAACTGTCTGA
- a CDS encoding HPr family phosphocarrier protein, with protein MFERTATIASRVGLHARPAAIFAEAAGEYPHEITIARQGEPADEAMDAASILSLMSLGAAHGDVVVLRAEGDGADTALDQLVQILETDHDAE; from the coding sequence ATGTTCGAACGCACCGCCACCATCGCCAGCCGCGTCGGGCTGCACGCCCGCCCGGCCGCCATCTTTGCCGAGGCCGCCGGCGAATACCCGCACGAGATCACCATCGCCCGCCAGGGCGAGCCGGCCGACGAGGCCATGGATGCTGCCAGCATCCTGTCCCTCATGAGCCTGGGCGCGGCGCACGGCGATGTTGTGGTCCTGCGTGCCGAGGGCGACGGCGCCGACACCGCCCTGGACCAGCTGGTCCAGATCCTGGAAACCGATCACGACGCCGAGTAA
- a CDS encoding SRPBCC family protein produces MATLQETIEVDVPVSTAYNQWTQFESFPTFMRGVESVEQIDETSLHFRTDIAGVRREYNAQITDQLPDRRIAWVSTDKPRNAGTVSFEPIGLEQTRVTVALEWEPEGLVEKAGSAIGADSHQISAELKRFKEFIENRGIETGAWRSAVDRGEVESTDEEAGFAAHAPVPSPQRPAGVDPVLDDSDPSKPS; encoded by the coding sequence GTGGCGACTTTGCAGGAAACCATAGAGGTGGACGTTCCCGTGTCCACGGCCTACAACCAATGGACCCAGTTCGAATCATTCCCCACGTTCATGAGGGGCGTTGAGTCCGTGGAGCAGATCGACGAGACGTCCCTGCATTTCCGGACCGACATCGCCGGAGTGCGGCGCGAATACAACGCCCAGATCACCGACCAGCTGCCTGACCGCCGCATCGCCTGGGTCAGCACGGACAAGCCGCGCAACGCCGGTACGGTCTCTTTCGAGCCCATTGGGCTGGAACAGACGCGGGTCACGGTGGCACTTGAATGGGAGCCGGAAGGCCTCGTGGAGAAGGCGGGTTCGGCCATCGGCGCGGACAGCCACCAGATCAGCGCCGAGTTGAAGAGGTTCAAGGAGTTCATCGAAAACCGCGGCATTGAAACGGGCGCCTGGCGCTCGGCCGTGGACCGCGGCGAGGTGGAAAGCACCGATGAAGAGGCCGGCTTCGCAGCACACGCCCCGGTGCCCTCTCCGCAGCGCCCTGCCGGCGTGGACCCGGTCCTGGACGACTCCGATCCCTCGAAACCGAGCTGA
- the ligD gene encoding non-homologous end-joining DNA ligase has product MEPEQRRQDHHRALLTPGPAAAHRGGPADLARAGLPHPEAAGLPGGHATGEGRQGPVRGCLRRRRPRAGPRRRRRVSWQARGAGGTAGDGSGDPRLEKYRSKRDPEGTPEPFSADRFRADPNAGTIRERFVIQEHHASRLHFDFRLERDGVLVSWALPKGVPITGTQNHLAVQTEDHPMDYLDFEGTIPKGQYGAGSVTIWDHGYYECDKWIAGKEVIATLTGAEGGGLGGPKRFALIRTGRDSDTSQAAEQAQWLIHLMDRKGHGTPAAQPERPNEQPRELPLEPERPPRRAAASSLPAAPDFAPMMAGAGTTADLRGMDWQFELKWDGIRALIVGDETRIRLISRNGNDMSASYPELTERRCWPERSFTADGEIIAVGPSGRPDFGLLQTRMKLTKAADVARARAATPVRLMVFDLLSDDGEDLRWMPLRKRRARLEQLEWPGSCPVHLSEVLHHEVEHILASARELGLEGIMAKRVDGRYVSGERSRSWLKLKFERTQEVVVGGWRPGKGARQGSVGSLLVGIPDGAKLRYVGRVGSGFSDRELTELRLRLDSLARKSSPFTEVPQTDASDAHWVTPRLVGEVTFGDWTGGGKLRHPVWRGWRLDKNADEVVAESG; this is encoded by the coding sequence CTGGAGCCAGAACAACGCCGCCAAGACCACCATCGTGCCCTACTCACTCCGGGGCCGGCTGCGGCCCACCGTGGCGGCCCCGCGGACCTGGCGCGAGCTGGCCTCCCCCACCCTGAAGCAGCTGGACTACCGGGAGGTCATGCGACGGGTGAAGGACGGCAAGGACCCGTTCGCGGCTGTCTCCGCCGGCGGCGGCCACGTGCAGGGCCACGCCGACGCCGCCGGGTCAGCTGGCAGGCCAGGGGCGCCGGCGGAACGGCAGGCGACGGCAGCGGAGATCCGAGGCTGGAGAAGTACCGCTCCAAGCGTGATCCCGAAGGGACCCCGGAGCCGTTCAGCGCGGACCGGTTCCGGGCGGACCCAAACGCCGGCACCATCAGGGAACGGTTCGTCATCCAGGAGCACCACGCCAGCCGGCTGCACTTCGACTTCCGGCTGGAGCGCGACGGCGTGCTGGTGTCCTGGGCGCTTCCGAAAGGCGTTCCGATCACGGGAACCCAGAACCATCTGGCTGTCCAGACGGAGGACCATCCCATGGATTACCTCGACTTCGAGGGCACCATTCCCAAAGGCCAGTACGGCGCCGGATCGGTCACCATCTGGGACCACGGCTACTACGAATGCGATAAATGGATTGCCGGCAAAGAAGTCATCGCCACCCTCACGGGGGCTGAAGGAGGGGGTCTTGGGGGACCCAAGAGGTTCGCGCTGATCCGGACCGGACGGGACAGCGACACGTCCCAGGCGGCGGAACAGGCCCAGTGGCTCATTCACCTGATGGACCGCAAGGGGCACGGGACTCCGGCAGCACAGCCGGAGCGGCCCAACGAACAGCCCCGCGAACTTCCACTCGAACCGGAGCGGCCGCCCCGGCGTGCCGCCGCTTCTTCCCTGCCCGCGGCCCCGGATTTCGCCCCGATGATGGCCGGCGCCGGCACCACAGCCGACCTCCGCGGCATGGACTGGCAGTTCGAACTGAAATGGGACGGCATCCGCGCCCTGATCGTCGGCGACGAAACCAGGATCCGCCTCATCAGCCGGAACGGCAACGACATGTCCGCAAGCTACCCGGAACTCACGGAGCGGCGTTGCTGGCCGGAACGGAGCTTCACCGCCGACGGCGAGATCATCGCCGTCGGGCCCTCCGGACGGCCCGATTTCGGGCTGCTGCAGACCCGGATGAAGCTGACGAAGGCGGCGGACGTCGCCAGGGCGCGGGCAGCCACACCGGTCCGGCTCATGGTGTTCGACCTGCTGTCCGACGATGGCGAGGACCTCCGCTGGATGCCGCTCCGGAAACGCAGGGCGCGCCTGGAGCAGTTGGAGTGGCCGGGCAGCTGCCCTGTGCACCTGTCCGAAGTGCTCCACCACGAGGTGGAGCACATCCTGGCGAGCGCCAGGGAACTGGGGCTGGAGGGAATCATGGCCAAGCGCGTTGACGGCCGTTACGTCAGCGGGGAGCGCAGCAGGTCGTGGCTGAAGCTAAAGTTCGAGCGGACCCAGGAAGTGGTGGTGGGCGGCTGGCGGCCCGGCAAGGGGGCACGGCAGGGCTCTGTGGGCTCGTTGCTGGTGGGCATTCCGGACGGCGCAAAACTCCGGTATGTGGGCCGGGTGGGCAGCGGCTTCAGCGACCGTGAGCTGACTGAGCTGCGCCTGCGGCTGGATTCCCTGGCCAGGAAGAGCTCGCCCTTCACCGAAGTCCCCCAGACCGATGCATCCGATGCCCATTGGGTGACCCCGCGTCTGGTGGGGGAGGTGACCTTCGGCGATTGGACCGGCGGCGGGAAGCTGAGGCACCCCGTCTGGAGGGGCTGGCGCCTGGACAAGAACGCGGACGAGGTCGTGGCAGAGTCCGGCTGA
- a CDS encoding Ku protein produces MRAIWKGAIAFGLVNVPVKVYSATEDHDIGLHQVHNADGGRIRYQRRCEVCSEIVDYADIDKAYEEDGRTVILTRDELKSIPAESSHEIEVVQFVPSEQLDPIMFERSYYLEPDSKSPKAYVLLRRALEDTDRVAVVQFALREKTRLGALRIRDDVLVLQSLLWADEVREAAFPALETSVRISAQEREMSAALVDSMAGDFEPGQFTDDYQVQLRKLIDAKIEQGESLDTEQTFGAEAAEAGGGEVIDLMEALKRSLERKRGGGGAETSKADASPEDGEASPTKTTRAKATAATKAASTNTTAAKAPAKAPASKAAASKAPASKTPAKEPAAKEPAKSRRKGA; encoded by the coding sequence ATGAGAGCCATCTGGAAAGGCGCTATCGCATTTGGGCTGGTCAACGTGCCGGTCAAGGTCTACAGCGCCACAGAGGACCACGACATCGGGCTGCACCAGGTCCACAACGCCGACGGCGGCCGCATCCGGTACCAGCGCCGCTGCGAAGTGTGCAGCGAGATCGTGGACTACGCGGACATCGACAAGGCCTACGAAGAGGACGGCCGCACGGTGATCCTCACCCGCGACGAGCTTAAGTCCATCCCGGCGGAGAGCAGCCACGAGATCGAAGTGGTGCAGTTTGTGCCGTCCGAGCAGCTGGATCCCATCATGTTCGAGCGCAGCTATTACCTGGAACCGGACTCGAAGTCGCCCAAGGCGTACGTCCTCCTCCGCCGGGCGCTGGAAGACACCGATCGGGTGGCAGTGGTCCAGTTCGCCTTGCGCGAGAAGACGCGGCTGGGTGCCCTGCGGATCCGCGACGACGTGCTGGTGCTGCAGTCCCTCCTGTGGGCGGACGAGGTGCGTGAAGCGGCGTTTCCCGCATTGGAGACGTCCGTCCGCATCTCTGCGCAGGAGCGGGAGATGTCCGCGGCCCTGGTTGACTCCATGGCCGGCGACTTTGAACCCGGCCAGTTCACGGACGACTACCAGGTGCAGCTCCGCAAACTCATCGACGCCAAGATCGAGCAGGGCGAGTCCCTGGACACGGAACAGACCTTCGGCGCCGAGGCCGCCGAAGCCGGCGGCGGCGAAGTGATCGACCTGATGGAGGCGCTCAAACGGAGCCTGGAAAGGAAGAGGGGAGGTGGCGGCGCCGAAACGTCCAAGGCCGACGCATCCCCGGAAGACGGCGAGGCTTCTCCCACGAAGACGACCCGCGCGAAGGCAACCGCGGCCACCAAGGCAGCCTCCACTAATACAACGGCAGCCAAGGCACCTGCCAAGGCTCCCGCCTCCAAGGCTGCAGCCAGCAAGGCTCCTGCTTCCAAGACCCCAGCGAAGGAACCGGCGGCCAAAGAGCCGGCCAAGAGCCGGCGGAAGGGCGCCTGA